The following coding sequences lie in one Steroidobacter denitrificans genomic window:
- a CDS encoding c-type cytochrome: MRSIYHGVLGAALLMTGAILPGAANAADYVALSGRQLYERFCASCHGVQGRGDGPVADSLRVEVPDLTRIAQRRGAALPRDRIARIIDGRHVLKAHGSRTMPVWGEDLSRAHAGDPDAERNTEIIISRLAEYVWFLQRPGDQDVPLAAQAPDAPAGVDQWIHAALELDRNAERGALLYEQHCADCHGGQAWGDAARSIPALAGQRRAYLVKQLADFIELERRGDQEALRGERQGRDQGRSMHEVVSSAGLDDPQVWADIAAYVNGLPLAQSTQTGDGTGLALGEAVYREQCATCHEEDARGDDEGFVPSLRNQHYVYLLRQMRGLTAWHRSNADEGLIRFLDSLETEEMTAVADYLSRFRGPVRDRLRMHNDGTVGD, encoded by the coding sequence ATGCGATCTATCTACCATGGGGTACTGGGCGCCGCGTTACTGATGACGGGTGCGATACTGCCCGGCGCTGCAAATGCTGCGGACTACGTGGCCTTGTCGGGCCGGCAGCTGTACGAGCGATTCTGTGCATCGTGCCACGGTGTGCAGGGGCGCGGCGACGGCCCTGTTGCAGATTCGCTGAGGGTCGAGGTGCCGGACCTGACGCGGATCGCCCAGCGCCGGGGAGCTGCGCTGCCGCGCGATCGTATTGCGCGAATCATCGACGGGCGGCATGTGCTCAAGGCGCATGGCTCGCGCACGATGCCCGTATGGGGCGAGGATTTGTCGCGAGCCCATGCCGGTGACCCGGATGCGGAGCGAAACACCGAAATCATCATCTCCAGGCTGGCCGAGTATGTTTGGTTCCTGCAGCGGCCTGGAGACCAGGACGTGCCCCTCGCGGCGCAGGCACCGGATGCACCGGCGGGCGTCGATCAATGGATCCATGCCGCGCTGGAACTCGACCGGAATGCCGAACGCGGTGCGCTGCTGTATGAGCAGCACTGCGCCGATTGTCACGGCGGGCAGGCCTGGGGCGATGCGGCCCGATCCATCCCTGCCCTGGCAGGCCAGCGGCGTGCCTATCTGGTGAAGCAATTGGCCGATTTCATCGAACTCGAGCGTCGGGGGGATCAGGAGGCACTTCGGGGGGAGCGTCAGGGACGGGATCAGGGCCGCTCGATGCATGAGGTGGTGTCGTCCGCGGGGCTCGATGATCCCCAGGTCTGGGCCGACATTGCCGCCTATGTGAATGGCCTGCCGCTTGCGCAGTCCACACAAACCGGCGATGGCACCGGTCTTGCTCTGGGCGAAGCCGTCTATCGTGAACAATGCGCCACCTGTCATGAAGAGGACGCCCGCGGCGATGATGAGGGATTCGTACCCTCGCTGCGCAATCAGCATTACGTCTACCTGCTGCGCCAGATGCGAGGCTTGACCGCCTGGCATCGATCGAATGCCGATGAAGGCCTCATACGCTTTCTGGACAGTCTCGAGACCGAGGAGATGACTGCCGTGGCGGACTACCTGTCGCGCTTTCGCGGGCCTGTCCGGGATCGCCTGCGAATGCATAATGATGGTACCGTCGGCGACTGA
- a CDS encoding YggS family pyridoxal phosphate-dependent enzyme: MNADAPLETSTLHDLHGRWPQAESVEDFQRNLAAVRDRIAAACRRVDRDPAGVRLLPVSKTKTEASIRLCYAAGCRLFGENKPQEAYRKWAAMADLPDLRWSVIGHLQTNKAKLVARCATEFQALDSLRVAEALERRLQAEGRGLDVLVQVNTSGEAAKYGLPPDELAPFLRKLPAFSALRVRGFMTLALLSAEAVRVRRCFRLLRRLRDRLRQDVPDGIVLDELSMGMSGDYEIAIEEGATIIRVGQAIFGARNTPDTHYWPGF, encoded by the coding sequence ATGAACGCTGATGCTCCTTTGGAAACTTCCACCTTGCATGATTTGCATGGACGCTGGCCGCAGGCCGAGTCCGTGGAAGATTTTCAGCGAAACCTGGCCGCAGTCCGGGACCGCATCGCGGCAGCCTGCCGGCGGGTCGATCGCGACCCGGCCGGTGTGCGCCTGTTGCCGGTGAGCAAGACCAAGACGGAAGCCAGCATTCGCTTGTGCTATGCCGCCGGGTGCCGCCTGTTCGGCGAAAACAAGCCGCAGGAGGCTTACCGGAAATGGGCGGCGATGGCCGACTTGCCGGATCTGCGCTGGTCGGTGATCGGTCATTTGCAGACCAACAAGGCCAAGCTGGTAGCACGCTGCGCGACGGAATTTCAGGCGCTGGATAGTCTGCGGGTGGCCGAGGCGCTGGAGCGGCGCCTGCAAGCCGAGGGCCGCGGGTTGGACGTGCTCGTTCAGGTCAATACCTCGGGGGAGGCCGCCAAGTACGGTCTGCCGCCGGACGAGTTGGCGCCATTTCTACGCAAGCTGCCGGCTTTTTCCGCCCTGCGGGTGCGCGGTTTCATGACCTTGGCGCTGCTGTCGGCCGAGGCCGTGCGCGTGCGCCGGTGTTTCCGGCTGCTGCGCCGATTACGTGACCGATTGCGCCAGGATGTCCCGGATGGGATCGTGCTGGACGAGTTATCGATGGGCATGTCCGGGGACTATGAGATCGCCATCGAGGAAGGCGCGACCATCATACGTGTCGGACAAGCCATCTTTGGCGCGCGCAACACACCGGACACCCACTACTGGCCTGGTTTTTAA
- a CDS encoding CoA-transferase, giving the protein MSLWREIVARRIATLHDSAADKRMDLAAAIRRFVRPGMKINPVTMQARPQAAMYELCRQFAGTRPGFEFVSSALSGSYLQLAHLGLLRKAVVSFAGEGYPTPGPSPVTRWALERGDFELENWTMLTISQRLLAGAMGVPFLTTRSLIGSSLAEERQTAGGYAELPDPFNPGQVQGVISAYQPDIAFVHVWAADRAGNAVCFPPYQENIYGALAARQGVVLTAHQLVSTEFIRRYSHLVRIPAEIVLSVSEVPYGSHPYGNYSAGIPELRAYANDYSFMKEHREAQGSRERYDAWIREWILDSADQDAYLAKVGDERLRALHRAAEPDAWQDELELHSESLDQVRRGGNVEEMIVQASREVAKRIVDNGYKTVLAGAGQASLMCWLAAHRLREEGVEFALLAETGMYGFDPRPGDPFLTSYRNLPTCTLLTDVFEALGLHGCGGVNACMGTIGAGEIDKYGNVNSTRTATGEFLVGSGGANDIVTSAAETVVVAAQRTQTFVEKVGYVTSPGAKIRCVISTMGRFEKLDGDELVLTGYLPAAGRDREQAIAQIRRRCGWELKVADQVEALLPASEEDLALLRLFDPERFFLGKPADK; this is encoded by the coding sequence TTGAGTTTGTGGCGTGAGATCGTTGCCCGGCGCATAGCCACCCTCCACGACAGCGCAGCGGACAAGCGCATGGATCTGGCGGCGGCGATTCGGCGCTTCGTCCGGCCGGGGATGAAGATCAATCCTGTGACCATGCAGGCGCGGCCGCAGGCGGCCATGTATGAACTTTGTCGCCAGTTCGCCGGGACCCGGCCGGGCTTCGAGTTCGTTTCCTCGGCGCTCAGCGGCAGTTATCTGCAGCTGGCGCATCTTGGGCTGCTCAGGAAGGCCGTGGTGTCGTTCGCCGGTGAGGGATATCCCACTCCGGGCCCCAGCCCCGTGACGCGCTGGGCCCTGGAGCGCGGCGATTTCGAGCTCGAAAACTGGACCATGCTGACCATCTCCCAGCGTCTGCTGGCGGGCGCCATGGGAGTGCCGTTCCTGACCACCCGTTCCCTGATCGGCAGCTCCCTGGCCGAGGAGCGGCAGACGGCAGGCGGCTACGCCGAGCTGCCCGATCCGTTCAACCCGGGACAGGTTCAGGGTGTCATCAGCGCCTATCAACCGGACATTGCCTTCGTGCATGTCTGGGCGGCGGATCGTGCGGGCAATGCCGTTTGTTTTCCTCCGTATCAGGAAAACATCTATGGCGCGCTGGCGGCGCGACAGGGCGTGGTGCTTACGGCTCACCAGCTGGTGTCCACGGAGTTCATCCGCCGATATTCGCATCTGGTGCGCATTCCCGCCGAGATCGTGCTGTCGGTGAGCGAGGTACCCTACGGGTCGCACCCCTACGGCAACTACAGCGCAGGTATCCCGGAATTGCGCGCTTATGCCAACGACTACAGCTTCATGAAGGAGCATCGCGAAGCGCAAGGCAGCCGGGAGCGATACGATGCCTGGATTCGAGAGTGGATACTCGATAGCGCAGACCAGGATGCTTATCTCGCAAAAGTCGGCGACGAACGCTTGCGGGCGCTGCATCGGGCCGCCGAGCCTGACGCCTGGCAGGACGAGTTGGAACTTCACTCGGAATCCTTGGACCAGGTGCGCAGGGGGGGTAACGTCGAGGAAATGATCGTCCAGGCGTCCCGCGAAGTCGCCAAGCGTATCGTCGACAACGGCTACAAAACGGTGTTGGCCGGGGCGGGGCAGGCCTCGCTCATGTGCTGGCTGGCCGCTCATCGGCTGCGCGAGGAGGGCGTGGAATTTGCCCTGCTCGCCGAAACCGGCATGTACGGCTTCGATCCGCGGCCGGGCGATCCTTTCCTGACCAGCTATCGCAATCTTCCCACCTGCACCTTGCTGACGGATGTCTTCGAGGCGCTTGGGCTGCACGGCTGCGGCGGCGTCAATGCCTGCATGGGCACCATCGGCGCCGGTGAGATCGACAAGTACGGCAACGTCAATTCGACGCGCACTGCCACGGGCGAATTCCTCGTCGGCTCGGGGGGCGCCAACGACATCGTCACCTCGGCCGCCGAGACGGTGGTGGTTGCGGCTCAGCGGACCCAGACCTTCGTGGAGAAGGTCGGCTATGTGACCAGTCCGGGCGCCAAGATCCGCTGTGTCATCTCCACCATGGGCCGGTTCGAAAAACTGGACGGCGATGAACTGGTGCTCACCGGGTATCTTCCCGCCGCGGGCCGCGATCGCGAGCAGGCCATCGCGCAAATTCGCCGGCGCTGTGGCTGGGAGCTGAAGGTTGCCGATCAGGTCGAGGCGCTTCTACCGGCGAGCGAGGAAGACCTGGCCTTGCTCAGACTGTTCGATCCCGAACGCTTCTTTTTGGGCAAGCCGGCCGACAAATAG
- a CDS encoding c-type cytochrome: protein MTLRVLLAAVCAVLAGCISTEPNSRRMTDLSGPELFERWCASCHGITGRGDGPVAPLVKAGVPDLTRIAFRDGGEFPGEDVRRIIDGRAERPAHGPRDMPVWGWRFYDSTNPDDSAERARVDMLISRLVDYLRSIQRQ, encoded by the coding sequence GTGACGCTGCGCGTACTGCTGGCGGCGGTTTGCGCCGTCCTTGCGGGATGCATCAGTACCGAGCCGAATTCCCGTCGAATGACGGACTTGTCCGGTCCCGAACTTTTCGAACGATGGTGCGCGAGTTGCCATGGCATCACGGGGCGGGGCGACGGTCCGGTTGCGCCGCTCGTCAAGGCGGGGGTGCCGGATCTTACCCGTATCGCCTTTCGTGACGGCGGCGAGTTTCCCGGCGAAGATGTGCGTCGAATCATCGATGGCCGTGCCGAGCGTCCGGCGCATGGTCCTCGGGACATGCCGGTCTGGGGATGGCGGTTCTATGACAGCACGAATCCAGACGATTCCGCCGAGCGGGCGCGTGTCGATATGCTGATTTCCCGCCTGGTCGATTATCTACGTTCGATTCAACGGCAATAA
- a CDS encoding universal stress protein has protein sequence MRQINKILVIVDPTADTHPGVEKAGALAQKLDARLELFICDSKAVRQARLAARARVRTPPDPARSSAADPAALLESLAEPLRAGGIAVTTETECVDLLLLGLIDRTRRTTADLVVKDTHHHSLLRRTLLTNTDWQLIRSCPAPLLLTKPAPWRAPPQIVAAIDPGHVNDKPEALDHDILGYAAAVAAGLHGDLHALHAYLPMAVMAAAAAVPPLVAAVSDQDLKAEEEARRKEIAALVAGYGIDLKRIRLEVGGPVEVLPRAAASLHADIMVLGAISRSGLQRAFIGSTAEDVLEQLPCDALIVKPPNFADLLPF, from the coding sequence ATGCGACAGATCAACAAAATCCTGGTAATCGTCGATCCGACGGCCGATACGCATCCGGGCGTGGAAAAGGCCGGTGCGCTGGCGCAAAAGCTGGATGCGCGCCTGGAACTGTTCATTTGTGATTCGAAAGCCGTCCGCCAGGCGCGCCTGGCGGCCCGTGCTCGTGTCAGGACGCCGCCCGATCCAGCTCGATCGTCCGCGGCCGATCCGGCAGCCCTGCTGGAGTCGCTGGCGGAACCGCTGCGTGCCGGCGGCATCGCGGTCACGACCGAGACCGAATGCGTGGACCTGCTCCTCCTGGGGCTGATCGATCGTACCCGCCGCACGACGGCCGATCTCGTCGTCAAGGATACGCATCATCACTCGCTGCTGCGCCGCACCTTGTTGACCAATACGGACTGGCAGCTGATCCGCAGTTGTCCGGCGCCGCTGCTGCTGACCAAGCCGGCGCCGTGGCGAGCGCCGCCGCAGATCGTCGCGGCCATCGATCCTGGACATGTGAACGACAAGCCGGAAGCGCTGGATCATGACATTCTTGGGTATGCCGCCGCCGTCGCCGCGGGCCTGCATGGCGACCTGCACGCCCTGCATGCATACCTGCCCATGGCCGTCATGGCGGCCGCGGCGGCGGTGCCGCCTCTGGTTGCGGCAGTCTCGGATCAGGATCTCAAGGCGGAGGAGGAGGCCAGGCGCAAGGAAATTGCGGCCCTGGTCGCCGGCTATGGGATCGATCTGAAAAGAATCCGGCTGGAGGTGGGCGGGCCTGTGGAAGTGCTGCCCCGCGCCGCGGCTTCGTTGCATGCCGATATCATGGTGCTCGGGGCGATTTCCCGCAGCGGCCTGCAACGTGCGTTCATCGGCAGCACGGCGGAAGACGTGCTCGAACAGCTGCCCTGCGATGCATTGATCGTCAAGCCGCCGAACTTCGCCGATCTGCTGCCCTTCTGA
- a CDS encoding sugar phosphate nucleotidyltransferase: MMNVATSGSSPKSVNPHRWALVLAAGEGRRLRSLTTTPAGISVPKQFCSLHGGSSLLDDAVRRAQAIVMPQHVCAVVAADHRHWWTSLSESIPLANIIVQPDNRGTANGLLLPLLHIFRRDPEAILLVLPSDHYVRNEGVLAATLADTAAHLESGCADIVMLGLTPEEADTELGYILPAGGADVGGASHISSFAEKPDGPQARELIGQGGLWNSFIFLARASALVQLFERQFPEIVMEMRGVLEHSGHDPQGGPSLAELYRRLPVIDFSRDVVERFARQFKVMRVPPCGWSDLGTPRRVAEVLNRAEVPNRGRRSHRAGVSGERYVGGFLDLASQYLEWQSQVPASRGMMT; this comes from the coding sequence ATGATGAACGTCGCGACGAGTGGCAGCAGCCCAAAATCTGTCAATCCACATCGCTGGGCGCTCGTTCTTGCCGCCGGCGAGGGTCGCCGGCTACGGTCCTTGACGACGACCCCGGCGGGTATTTCGGTGCCGAAGCAGTTTTGTTCGTTGCACGGCGGTTCATCGCTGCTGGATGATGCGGTACGACGGGCGCAGGCGATTGTCATGCCGCAGCATGTTTGCGCCGTCGTTGCCGCCGATCATCGCCACTGGTGGACATCGCTGTCCGAGTCGATTCCGCTGGCGAATATCATCGTCCAGCCCGACAATCGCGGCACGGCGAACGGTCTGTTGCTGCCGCTGCTGCATATCTTTCGACGAGATCCTGAAGCGATTCTACTGGTACTGCCTTCGGATCACTATGTCCGCAATGAGGGTGTGCTGGCGGCGACGTTGGCTGATACCGCGGCGCATCTCGAATCCGGATGTGCGGACATCGTGATGCTGGGTCTGACGCCCGAGGAGGCCGATACGGAACTTGGATACATCCTGCCGGCCGGCGGTGCGGATGTCGGCGGCGCCAGCCATATCAGCAGTTTCGCCGAGAAGCCCGATGGACCGCAGGCGCGTGAACTCATCGGCCAGGGCGGCCTGTGGAATTCCTTCATTTTCCTGGCGCGCGCCTCGGCGCTGGTGCAGTTGTTCGAGCGGCAGTTCCCCGAGATCGTCATGGAAATGCGCGGCGTACTGGAGCATTCCGGTCACGATCCGCAAGGCGGACCGAGTTTGGCCGAATTGTATCGACGGCTGCCGGTGATCGATTTTTCACGCGATGTCGTCGAACGCTTCGCCAGGCAGTTCAAGGTCATGCGGGTACCGCCCTGCGGTTGGAGCGACCTGGGTACGCCGCGTCGTGTCGCCGAGGTGCTGAATCGGGCCGAGGTGCCGAATCGAGGCAGGCGTTCCCATCGTGCCGGGGTATCCGGCGAGCGTTATGTCGGTGGATTTCTCGATCTGGCCTCGCAGTACCTGGAATGGCAATCCCAGGTGCCAGCGTCCCGCGGGATGATGACGTGA
- a CDS encoding universal stress protein — MNSIRKIVAATDFSFNAHRAARRAGVLAKEQAAALQLLHILNRPTGKALKMMLGASADIEYELLGEAQRALDSLAQDVVAAGGTVDASKVREGVVIDEILAAAAGADLLVLGPRGLNPVQDFVLGTTAERIARMIVRPLLLVKQDPAIRYEHVLVPVDFSEHSLPALQFARILAPQAVIHVFHAFDCPFEGRLRSAGVPEDAINEYSAATAREAHVSMTALLERAQDQGAVPLIERGDARSLITARAADHGCTLIVMGKQGRSWLSEFILGSVTRLMLERSACDVLVVPQPRPL; from the coding sequence ATGAATTCGATTCGTAAAATCGTCGCGGCGACCGACTTTTCCTTCAATGCGCATCGCGCTGCCCGCCGGGCGGGCGTGCTGGCAAAAGAACAGGCGGCTGCGCTCCAGTTGTTGCATATCTTGAATCGTCCCACGGGCAAGGCTCTGAAGATGATGCTGGGCGCATCGGCCGATATCGAATACGAATTGCTCGGCGAAGCGCAGCGCGCGTTGGATTCGCTGGCGCAAGACGTCGTCGCGGCCGGCGGTACGGTGGATGCGAGCAAGGTGCGGGAAGGTGTCGTCATCGACGAAATCCTGGCGGCAGCGGCCGGTGCGGACTTGCTGGTTCTTGGGCCGCGGGGCCTCAACCCGGTGCAGGATTTCGTTCTCGGCACGACTGCCGAGCGGATCGCGCGCATGATCGTGCGGCCTTTGCTCCTGGTGAAACAGGATCCCGCCATCCGCTACGAACATGTGTTGGTACCGGTCGATTTCTCGGAACATTCCTTGCCGGCGCTGCAATTCGCGCGCATCTTGGCGCCCCAGGCCGTCATCCACGTGTTCCATGCCTTCGACTGCCCCTTCGAGGGGCGGCTGCGCAGCGCCGGTGTGCCCGAGGACGCGATAAATGAGTACAGTGCGGCGACGGCCCGCGAGGCTCATGTCAGCATGACCGCGTTGCTCGAACGCGCTCAGGATCAAGGTGCCGTTCCGCTGATCGAGCGGGGGGATGCACGCAGTCTGATCACGGCCAGGGCGGCCGACCATGGCTGCACGCTGATCGTCATGGGAAAACAGGGGCGGTCATGGCTTTCGGAGTTCATTCTCGGCAGCGTTACGCGGCTCATGCTGGAGCGCTCGGCCTGCGATGTCCTGGTCGTGCCGCAGCCGCGCCCCCTGTAG
- a CDS encoding HlyD family secretion protein yields MGGNAKHKTVLAASILAAIVVALVLWRALQPAGPGEGFISGNGRIEATEINVSALLGGRVESMLVREGDFVKAGEPLVRMQTTVLEAQRDEARAFHQQAITAVATARAQLAMRRSEVAAARANVVQADSQLDSAQRRLARSEALAQQGASSFQELDDDRTRAGAARAVVAAMQAQTIAAEAAVQAAHAQIVGAEANVAAAAATVARIEADIADSTLTSPRDGRVQYRIAQPGEVVGAGAPVLNLVDLGDVYMTFFLPERAAGRVALGADVRLILDAAPHWVIPAQVSFVADTAQFTPKTVETASERQKLMFRVRAHIDRELLERHITQVKTGLPGIAWLKLDPQAQWPANLAIKVPE; encoded by the coding sequence GTGGGAGGCAACGCAAAGCATAAAACGGTTCTCGCCGCATCCATCCTGGCCGCCATCGTGGTGGCCCTGGTGTTGTGGCGCGCACTGCAGCCCGCGGGGCCGGGCGAAGGCTTCATCAGCGGCAATGGCCGTATCGAGGCGACGGAAATCAACGTTTCCGCCCTGCTAGGCGGTCGAGTGGAGAGCATGCTGGTCAGGGAAGGTGATTTCGTGAAGGCCGGTGAACCACTGGTCCGGATGCAAACCACCGTTCTGGAGGCGCAGCGTGACGAAGCGCGTGCCTTCCATCAGCAGGCGATCACTGCGGTGGCGACGGCCAGGGCACAGCTCGCCATGCGCCGCAGCGAGGTGGCCGCAGCGCGGGCGAATGTCGTCCAGGCCGACAGTCAGCTGGATTCTGCGCAGCGGCGCCTCGCCCGTTCCGAAGCCCTGGCGCAGCAGGGCGCATCTTCGTTCCAGGAGCTCGACGACGATCGTACTCGTGCGGGTGCTGCGCGCGCCGTGGTCGCGGCGATGCAGGCACAGACAATTGCCGCGGAGGCTGCGGTTCAGGCGGCGCATGCGCAGATCGTGGGTGCCGAAGCCAACGTTGCCGCCGCTGCGGCCACGGTCGCCCGCATCGAGGCGGACATCGCCGATAGCACCCTCACTTCACCGCGCGATGGCCGGGTGCAGTATCGTATCGCTCAGCCCGGTGAAGTGGTCGGCGCCGGCGCACCGGTATTGAATCTGGTCGATCTAGGCGACGTATACATGACGTTCTTTCTGCCGGAGAGGGCAGCCGGACGCGTCGCCCTGGGCGCCGATGTGCGCCTCATCCTGGATGCCGCGCCGCATTGGGTGATTCCGGCGCAGGTATCGTTCGTGGCGGATACCGCGCAGTTCACGCCCAAGACGGTTGAAACCGCCAGCGAGCGCCAGAAGCTCATGTTCCGTGTGCGCGCCCATATCGATCGGGAATTGCTGGAGCGGCATATCACCCAGGTGAAAACGGGGCTGCCCGGCATCGCCTGGCTCAAACTCGACCCGCAGGCGCAATGGCCGGCGAATCTGGCAATCAAGGTACCTGAATGA
- a CDS encoding transposase, which translates to MLRIGRLVVEGYPHHVVQRGHNRHVVFAAHEDYERYLSDVRELKQTFGVRLHAYCLMTNHVHLLLEPRETRAALGTFMKALAARATRYRNRLEGRSGTLWESRYKSSLVQTDTYLLACCRYIELNPVRARVTASPTDYPWSSAPERLGQKPADLLDWSPSYLSLGCSEAERQSAYARYLLEAIPDSEWVLIRKSLQRGQLTGAGKFVDEIEKITGIRVEHRGRGRPRKQVVEGRGQ; encoded by the coding sequence ATGCTAAGGATCGGCCGGTTGGTAGTGGAAGGATATCCCCATCATGTGGTGCAACGCGGGCACAATCGACACGTCGTATTCGCAGCTCATGAGGATTACGAGCGGTACTTGAGCGACGTACGAGAGTTGAAGCAGACGTTTGGAGTTCGGCTGCATGCCTACTGTCTGATGACCAATCACGTACATCTGTTGTTGGAGCCGCGAGAGACACGTGCGGCGCTGGGCACGTTCATGAAAGCCCTGGCGGCGCGCGCCACTCGCTACCGCAACCGTCTGGAAGGGCGTTCAGGCACGTTGTGGGAAAGTCGCTACAAATCCAGTCTGGTTCAGACGGACACCTATCTGCTGGCCTGTTGCCGCTATATCGAACTCAATCCCGTTCGTGCTCGTGTAACAGCCAGTCCAACGGATTATCCGTGGTCGAGCGCGCCGGAGCGGTTGGGGCAGAAGCCCGCAGACCTGCTGGACTGGAGTCCAAGCTACCTGTCACTGGGGTGCAGCGAAGCCGAGCGCCAGAGCGCCTATGCACGCTATTTGCTGGAAGCCATCCCGGACAGCGAATGGGTGTTGATTCGAAAATCCCTGCAGCGCGGACAATTGACCGGAGCCGGCAAGTTCGTCGACGAAATCGAGAAAATCACGGGTATCCGAGTCGAACATCGAGGCCGGGGGCGGCCCAGGAAGCAGGTCGTTGAGGGGAGAGGGCAATAA